ATCGCAAAAGTATCAGTTCTATGGCCGATTTCCAGCGAGAAGTCCAAGCAAGTTCTAAGGAAGAAGGTTTGTTGTTACTTGTGAAAACTCTTCAGGGTTCCCAGTACCTGTTTTTACAGGCTGACTGAGAGAGCTTAGGTTTCTTTGTCAGCAGCCTAAATCTCTGATGACTTTTAGGTAATCACTGGTAAGACTGGCTACTCCTCTTGGCTGTTCTAGCCAATCCGATTGTGCCCAACCTTCCAAGAAAACTTGGGCACAATCATTTCTCCACAGTACCAAAACCTATCTAGTTTGCTTCAGCACCTTCGAGGAATTCGAATTCTTCTTGCAAACGGGCAATACCAGCCAATTCTTCTTCAGTCCAAGAACGACGCTGCCATTGAATGCTGAAAGATTGCGAGAGTGCCTCCAAGAGCACGTCTTGCAATTCTCGTTGTGAGAATTGGCTCAAGCATCCGGTGGCTTCCAAAGAGATCATCTCACGACGCAATTGTGCCGCCGTTGCGTTACGAAAAATACCTGCAAGCATCGGAATCTGGTCCTGAAGCGGAATAGAACCATGCTGCAGAAAAGAGCGAGAGCGTGCTTGACCAGGGACATATGGACCACTCGTGATCACTCGCTGAGCGTTGCCAATCACCTTGCGATCCTGTAACAGAATCTCGTAGGCTGCTGGAGCAGAAAAGCAAACATGAGATTCCATTGGGACACTGGCCTTCCGCTCTTGTATTTGGGGCTTCAGGCCAATCTCCTCAAAAAACTGGTAGAATCCTTGAGCGATGAGTTCATAAGTCTCAATCGGTCCACCACCAAATGGAGGTTCCTGCAAACAGCCAATCAGTGAATAGGTCAAGTCCCCACCATGAAGGACAGCGCGCCCTCCTGTTGTACGACGGAGCACAACGATGTTCCGCTGACGACACCAATCTAAATCAAACTCTTCATCGAACTTCTCATTACGACCCAATGACAGTGTCCAGCGATTCCAGCGATAGAGCCGAAGAGTAGGAACCATTCCCGAACTTTGCTGGCGAAGAAGCCATTCATCAGCAGCCATATTGAAGCTACCACTACGCGACTCTTCTTCTTCGATCAGGTACCAGGAAGGAGTAAGGATAAGGTCTGTCATTCAGGCCTTTGGGAAGCCAGGCAGGTTCAGATTGGCTGCAATGTTGCCAAAGTTACCAAACTGCTGGGTCAGCGCGGTTTGCATCCGCTGCTGTCCTTGGTGAATACCTTCATTGACAGCAGAGAGCACGAGGTCTTGGAGGGTTTCAGGATCATTCGGATCGATCACTTCAGGATCGATTTGTAGGGACTGCGCTTCGAGTTTTCCGTTAAAGGTCATCTTGACCATTTCTCCCCCAACAGAAACTTCGTAGGTTTCTTTTGCTAGCTGGTCCTGCTGCTCCTGCATATTGGTGGAGAGTTCTTGAGCTTTTTTCATCAGTTCGCCCATGTCAAACATAATTACTCCTATAAGTGGTCAATTTTTGGGTGAATTTTCGCTGGCGTAAAACCACCCTTCAGTGCAACTCAATATCGTAGACTTCGCTACCAGCAAAGACCTGAAGGATATCCTTCACTTGAGCATCCTCACGAGCTTGATTCTCCCGCTGTCTTTCCATTTCCCGATTCTTCCATTGATCATATTCCTGCAATGTAGTGCCTTCTGTTGTCGGCTGATCATCTCGCTGAATATGAACTGATCTACCAGCAAACTCCTGTGCCAGTTGTTCCAGCTTTACCTGATGTTCCTTACTGAACAAGTCAGGCGGATGCCGAAATTGCAGTTGCCAAACATCAGCTTGCAAATCTACAGGCAGCGCCGTGCGCAGCAGTGTACAAATCACCGGGGCACGACTGTGCACGAATTGTACGAATTCCTGCCAATTCAGTGGGGGTTCCTGTGGTTCACCCCACTGTTCAGATCCAACCTTTAGCCAACTTTCTGAAGACTTTGGCTCTCTGACTTCAGTAGGTTTTAATGATTGTTGCGGCTCAGTGCCGAAATTTGGAGTTTTTTTTTGCTCTAGCCCTGTTCCACCACTCTGTGCCTTGAGCCTTTGGATTGCTGTTTTAGCTACAGAAGTACACTCCTCAGACGATTCGATGGGGGGTTCAGATACCGATGGTTCCTCAACAACTGGTGGTAGTGAGGCGGTATTCGTATCTGAAGCATAGAAACTGGGGTTTGTTGGAGAGTTGGTTGGCTGAAATTGATTTGATTGATCTATTGTCTTTGCTGGTTCTAGTTCTGGTGAATCAACTCTTCCATCGACCTCTTGCCGTAATGTGCGGATTTGCTGGAGCATATCCTTCACTCCGACCAATGGCTGCACAGAAGCTAATTGTAGTAACGTCATCTCAAAGCAAACTCGTGCATGAACACTGCGTTTCATCTGCTCTTCTAATTGCATCAGCAGATGAAACATCTGTTGTAACTCCCCTTGTGTCGTCAAACTAGCCAATTGACGATACTGCTCCTGTTCATCCTCTGCGACTTCTGCAAAGCTCAAATCTCCAGATAAAGCCAAGTACAGAGATAGAGTTTTCACTGATTGCAGTAGTTCCTGCAACAACTCCTGCAGGTCAAATCCGTGTTGATAGAGTTCCTGAAAAGCCTGCATTGCAGGTCCTAATTGCTTACGGAAAAGGCATTCCAGCAATTGGAAACGCATGGAAGCATCAGCAATTCCAAGAATCTGCCGCACCTCAGCTTCACTTGCCTGCTCACCAGCAAAGCTCAGTACTTGGTCAAGAGCTGTCAGAGCGTCCCGCATACCTCCAGCGGCATGACGAGCAATCAACTCAAATGATTTTGGACTGAGTTGTAAATTTTCCTGGACAGCTGCTTGGCCCAGAAATTCTAGCATCCTTGGTAAGGGGATTCGCTGGAAATCATAACGTTGGCATCGGGAAAGAATAGTGACCGGCACCTTATGGGGATCTGTTGTGGCCAGAATGAACTTCACATGGCTCGGTGGTTCCTCCAGGGTCTTCAGCAAGGCGTTGAAGGACTCCAGCGTCAGCATATGGGCTTCATCAATGATGTAAACCTTGTAGCGACAGCGAGCTGGTGCGTATTTTACGTTTTCACGAAGTTCCCGAATATTTTCAATTCCACGATTTGAGGCTGCGTCAATCTCGTACACATCAGCAGAAGCATTGCTGCTGATTTCCCGGCAGTTCTCGCATGTGTTGCACGGATCGACGTTGTCTGGTTCCAGGCAGTTGAGAGCTTTTGTTAAGATTCTAGCCGCACTAGTTTTTCCTACCCCACGAGATCCACCGAATAGAAATGCATGGGCCACTCGGTTGCTACGAATCGCATTCTGAAGAATTTGCGCAATGACTTCCTGACCGATCAGATCGGAGAACCGCTGTGGTCGCAGTTTGCGGGCAAGAACAACGTAGGACATGCTAGTAGGGGCGATTGGAGAGGCTGAGTTTTGCGGCACATCTACAGGATCTTAGTGCTGCTTCCGTTAAGACCTGACACGGTTCGAAACTTTCGATTGCGCAAAACCCAACCATTTGCAGCTTCCCACAAGGAAACAGGAGGGGCATAGCTGGCGGAAAGGGAGGGATTCGAACCCTCGGTACGCTTTCACGCACACACGATTTCCAGTCGTGCACCTTCGGCCACTCGGTCACCTTTCCGCAGAGTGCATGCTCTGAGATTCAGCAAAATACGGAAGATGCTCTGCGTTTTCAAGTGCTTTTTCCAGAATACCCACAGTCTGCAAAGGCGGTCGAACTTGAATCTGCTGGGTATAAAAGGACACCGTTGGCTCTACCTTGTCGAAGAACAGTTGGGGATACACTCCCAACAAAACAGCTAGAAATGCCAGTGGGCTCAACACAACAATTTCACGCAAACCTAGATCAGAACGATGAGACTTGGTGGCTGGACCGAAAAGAACACGCTGCACCATCCAGAGCATGTAAATGGCGGCAATCAAAACACCAACTGCTGCAAACACTCCAAACCAGAGATTGACCTTTGCCGCACCAATCATTGTCAAGACTTCACCAATAAAGCTGTTGAGTCCGGGCAGACCTATTGATCCCATGCTGAAGAGAATGAAAAATCCACTGAAGATTGGCATCGTCTTGAGGAGCCCACCGAAACTTCCAATTTCTTGGCTTTCGCCTTTGTGGAGCAGCATTCCAAGACAAAGAAAAAGTGCACTAG
The SAR324 cluster bacterium DNA segment above includes these coding regions:
- the dnaX gene encoding DNA polymerase III subunit gamma/tau, yielding MSYVVLARKLRPQRFSDLIGQEVIAQILQNAIRSNRVAHAFLFGGSRGVGKTSAARILTKALNCLEPDNVDPCNTCENCREISSNASADVYEIDAASNRGIENIRELRENVKYAPARCRYKVYIIDEAHMLTLESFNALLKTLEEPPSHVKFILATTDPHKVPVTILSRCQRYDFQRIPLPRMLEFLGQAAVQENLQLSPKSFELIARHAAGGMRDALTALDQVLSFAGEQASEAEVRQILGIADASMRFQLLECLFRKQLGPAMQAFQELYQHGFDLQELLQELLQSVKTLSLYLALSGDLSFAEVAEDEQEQYRQLASLTTQGELQQMFHLLMQLEEQMKRSVHARVCFEMTLLQLASVQPLVGVKDMLQQIRTLRQEVDGRVDSPELEPAKTIDQSNQFQPTNSPTNPSFYASDTNTASLPPVVEEPSVSEPPIESSEECTSVAKTAIQRLKAQSGGTGLEQKKTPNFGTEPQQSLKPTEVREPKSSESWLKVGSEQWGEPQEPPLNWQEFVQFVHSRAPVICTLLRTALPVDLQADVWQLQFRHPPDLFSKEHQVKLEQLAQEFAGRSVHIQRDDQPTTEGTTLQEYDQWKNREMERQRENQAREDAQVKDILQVFAGSEVYDIELH
- a CDS encoding YbaB/EbfC family nucleoid-associated protein — protein: MFDMGELMKKAQELSTNMQEQQDQLAKETYEVSVGGEMVKMTFNGKLEAQSLQIDPEVIDPNDPETLQDLVLSAVNEGIHQGQQRMQTALTQQFGNFGNIAANLNLPGFPKA